ACGAGATCGATCAGAAGGATGGCACCATGGGAGATCAAAATCCAAGGGTTTAGGTTGATGGGCAGGCTTCAAGTTGAGAAAATTTCCAAACTTGCTGGTGTTGTTGTAGGCCCTGACTCTGAATCTTCTTGAAGTTGAAGAACATGATGAACTTGATGTGTAATGAGTTTTTGGGAGAGGGAATGAGGAAAGTGTGGCTTTGGTAGGTGGTGGTGGGGTAACGACGTCGCATTGAGAGACGGGGACTTTTTTgtccatttttcaaaagttcCATTTCACTAACAAGCCACGTGGGCAGCCGTAATGCTAGGTAAGAAGAACAGTAACCACGTCAGACTTTTCTGTTGAGTCTGACGGAGGCATTTGGACGGAGGGACTGATCCGTCCAATTTTTAAGGATGTCAGggacttaaaagtattttttaatggtCAGGACGAAAATGTCCGCGGGGTAAAAggtcaaggacctatttgtcttcATTATCCTTAATGCTTTTGAGTTCTAACAAATTATCTTATGCAACGTGCAAATTTAGATTGCCTTTTTTGCTTGGTATTACTCTGACGGTCATCATATTTTCAGGTTATTCAAAGAAAATTAGTTCAGGTCATCACTCCATCAACCACTGTGGAGGGTAATATTGGGCCTGATGCCAACTATCTGCTTGCAATAAAAGAGGTATGCACTGAGTTATTAATTTTTGCAAGCTATTATAAGTATACCTAATGCATAGCTAGTTTTGTTGGTACTTTGAATTGTTAAATGGtgataaattgaaaattttacagGGTAGCACCATCTTGGATGATGGTTCAGTTGTGTATGGATTTGCTTTTGTTGATTGTGCTCGTCTTCGATTTTGGGTTGGCTCCATTGATGGTGATGCATCATGTTCTGCTCTGGGAGCTTTATTGATGCAAGCATGTTTTGGGACATCTTAATTccctatttttcatttttataattaGGGTATAGGTTTCATGAATTGTAACTCATTTGTAAAACTTTTAGCTAATTTAATTTTGGGCATTGGTGCTTAGGCGTCGCCTAAGGAAGTATATATGAAAGTAGAGGTGAACAACAATCTATTCTCAAATACATGTCAAATCTAAAGGTCCATTATttcatgttaaaatataatgttTTTTTCAGGGCTGTCCAAAGGAGCTCAGAAAGCGCTTAGAAAATTCTCATTACATGGTGAGATGTGATCTTCTGTTGCTGGTGTGGGGATATATTAATGGGATTTTATATGGGTGTTTCTTCGGCTTGGGAGCTACACATCTATTACAGCAATACTTGAAATTGATTTCGCACGGTTCTGTATAGTAATAAACATCTTGTGGTTGGAAAATATTATGATATATTTggtaattttgtttttcttatttcaaaatgaACCTGGTTTTAATATGTACACAATATGATTAACCTTCTGAATCTGTACACACTACCTGGACTATATCCATATGATATGAATATATATATGGAACAAAATGTTTTCATAGGAATTCAGGCTATATGTTCATTATTCTTAACGCAATTGCTTGTGTACATTCTGATAACTTGAGTCTTGATTAttatagaattttacaaatagaAATTATTTCAaaccaattaaattaaaacaactataattatatatatttattatatataaaattatataattgtaCATTCTagcaataattaataattattaaataaaataattttaaactgtTTAAGATTATTACTTGATATTAATAtaagaaaattacaaataaattcAATTCCAAATTACAACAAGGGTGAAGTAGTCTTTTTCAAATGAATTCAATTTTACTTAAATTAATATAAgaaaattttatactaaaacttTTTTATGGTTATTAATTTAGAACGTTAGATCCATTTTTATTCTCTAAATTTCATGGTTAAAAGGGGGTCTAGCAATCTTTGGTTCATccaactattttttcaaaacaagaattttTGTCCACCAACACTTTGGCCCATGTCACAGCCCTTTATTTTGAGGTCAAAATCCCTCCACTGCTCCAATAAACTCGTAAACTTACCGTTGGTAAagtttttacttttcaaaagtagcttataaaagttaacttttaaaagatagTCTTTTAAAAGTTGTgacatttatgtttggtaaatcaaattaaaaattgctTTTAATAATCACAAACAACAACAATTGCATTtggtaaaatagcttttaaaatttaaaaagactataatagacataaatgcaagtattaaatttgaaaattagttaacatataaggttatattagacttttaaattttgaaaagcacaaGCCAACTTTAAAAAGCTCTATCTTAGGTGTAGGGGTGAAAAAAGGTCAGGCGGCCTGCCAGGACCTGCAGCCTGACCTGCAGCCTGGCCTGTGTTTGGCCTGACCTGGCCTGACCTGTTATAAAATATGTACAGGCCCAAGCTCTTTTAAAAgccttaatacattaataggccAGGCCCAAGCTTACTAATTAGCCTTATAGGCCTGTCAGGCCTGCCTGAgcctgttaaaatataattaaatatataaataattatttattattaataaaattatgagatattttaaatttattatattttattataaatatttttgtatattttaaatactttaaaagattaaaattttttgtaaatattaaatatgacatattatatataaatatttttattaaaaaataaatttctcaaataatatatttatttttgtaaaaaaattatcaaacctTTTAACAGGCTTTAGGCCAGGTTTAGTACTTTAAAATTTGTAGTGTCTACATACATTTATATATAAGGATACAATGGGTTGGTTATTCACTCGCCTACATATACTCACGAGTGGAAAAAGGCCAAGCGACCTGTCAGGGAATTTGGTCTGTGTTTGGCTTGACTTGACCTGACCTGTTATAAAATAGGCATATGCTCAACCTCTTAAATAGATCAGGCCCAAACTCGCTAATTAGTCTTATTGGTCTGTCAGACCTGCTTGAGCCTATTAATtcataattacatatataaataatttttttattattaacaaaattatgagatattttaaatttattatatttaattataaatagttttgtatattttaaatattttaaaatttaaatttttttataaatattaagtatgacatattacatataactatttttattaaaaaataattttttaaataatatttttatttttgtaaaaaaaattatcaggccTTTTAACATGTTTCAGGCCAGACCAGGCTGAATAATAAGCCAGGCCTAGTAATTTATAAAGAGCCTATAACTGCAAGCCAGGCTCAAGCCAATCAACTGTATGACAGGCCAGGCCTGTTAAGAGCAAAGCCTGGCCTGTTTCCACCCCTACTTAGGTACTTTTAAAAGTATCCCGATCTTTTAAAAGCTGCAAGCACAAGCAcatgatcttttttatttaccaaacacaaaatgaGGAGCTTGTACTTTTAAAAAGCACAAACACCTCCTcgaaaagctttaccaaaccaagCCTTAATCACCTAAAACTGTGCCACtctaaattaaaagttaaaatcggAGTGTATGAGTGCTTTACACAGATGTGATATTAGAAGTTAAAATCGGACCGTCCAATTTTTTGTCATAAATCTGACCGGATtcgatttgtgtttaaaaaattaaaaaaaattagtttcgatttgtgtactctaaatttttttaattttttaatcataaatcAGAGAGTCTGATTTGTgtattctcaatttttttaattttttaaacacaaatcgaAAGCTCTAATTTATGTgctccaaattttaaaaaatttttaaatacaaatcgaaaaatatatatatcccacaattttaaaaaatataaaaaattactatgtATATCACTATCTCATTTTCGTATCAACATTTTTtaccctatatatatatatatatggcttCGTCTCTTATTAGATGGTTATTTTAGTTTGTTGATATTACTTGTAATCTCTTTTCTTCTAACTCACTTTCTGTAATCTTGATTACGAATTACCATGTCACATCGCCCTTCTTGCACGGTGCTGTGGTGCAGCACCCCCCTTCATGCACGGCGCGGTGGTGCTTCCACCAGGACCGCCCTTCATGCACGGCGTAGTGGTGCAGCACCCGTTCATATGCACGGCGCGGTGGTGCGACAGTGTGATCTTCAACGGGGAACCTTCTTGCATTACCCGTTCATGCACGGCGCGGTGGTGCGACAGTGTGATCTTCAACGGGGAACCTTCTTGCATTACCCGTTCATGCACGGCGCGGTGGTGCGACAGCACGATCCAGAAGAGCCCTTCTTGCATGGTGTTGTGGTGCAGCATCCGTTCATGCACAGCGCGGTGGTGCCCAGCATGATCTTCAATTGAGAGAGCCCTTCTTGAggtattaatctaattttttattttttcaattgtaaattttaattcaagcAATTATAGTTtaagtattaattttattttttatttttttattttttttcaaagatatattttttattgcatAAAAAAACTTTATATCTGGAGTACATTATGTTCTCCTGGAGTACATTATGTCAAGACAAAGGAATTTTTTAATCGagatgttaaataaaaattatctaatgGATAAAGGAGAAAAAGCAAATAAGCACTAGTTACTGTTGGGAAGGTGGTTTGAGGAAATGATGTCGCCGGTATTTCTCCTCCAACAATctctttataaatttatatattttattttattctcaatttagtgatcattattatttatttatttatctttcgttctattttattatatgtaattatattacatataaatttttaaagtcaatggattaatttactaatttagaatatatgttttttatttttagaaataataataaaaaaatattttaaaaaatatctttcgtcttattttattagatgtaatatttgtttttttgtaTTTGCATAATTAAtgtgcatttttatttttttaaatttaaattaatatatcttttgttaataatatatattatttttgtcccctAACATAAATTTTTTGGGTACTTCATTATGCACGGCACGGTGGTGCGGTGCCTATGCAGAAAATGAGTACCTCTCTCATGTATACAAGTCCTTATTTCTTGACCTTTCTAATCTGTTGTCATCCTTAGAATCCACCGAAGGCCATCCCACATCAAGTAACATACTTTGCGGAGAAGAATCTATATTCACTTATTGTCTCCGTTCCTGTAACATACTTTGCGGAGAAGAATCTATATTCACTTATTGTCTCCGTTTCTGTAAGATACatgtattctttttttttcttttttttaatttttttatttattacacCTTAAATATGATTGAGTATTCCTTgtggttgaaattttttatgattgatggattaaaagaaattaaaaaaaacagtatatttattgttatttccaACATTTGTGTTAAGGATCTGTACGGTTGGTTGGTTACCGGACGATTCGGGTGGAGGTTTGAGGTGGTGGAGACGCCTTGTTCTGATCGGTTGTGATCGGATCGGGCCAAACGGACTACTGGGCTCTTGTTGTGGAGAGaggggtgtcacctgcaaagacactccgacgctctagtcagttAGTGTGCAGGCGAGAAATAGACAGGTGGAATGTGTGACGTACATTGGGGAAGAGCTGGACCCCCCATATATACCGTGTCAGGGGTAGGCCCCGCAAGGGCAGAGCCCACCTTCCTCGAAGCTTCCTTAGACAGCTGTGATGAGGAGCTGTCCAGGACGCGTGTTTGGGTCAAACTTCGTATGCTTTTCGCCCGACCGTCCGGGTCGGAAGGCTCATGGGTTAGGCTGGCCCATGCCACTttgggccaggccgtaacagtgcccccaacgCGCCAGTAACAGCCGTGTGGTCTGTTGTTGGCGCGTTATCCCTTCTTCGCGTGTTGTCGTCAGATCGGCCATCCGTGGAGAGGACGCGCGTGTCCGTTCGTTGCTGATGTGACCTTCTGTCGCCTCGTTCCTCACGCAGTGCATTAAATGCTCATAATGGGTTTAAAACCCTTCGTGCAAAGACTAATATACCCCTAGGATTTCGTGCTCCTTTTGGTGGTAGTTTTAAAACAGTTTTGTGATGCTTTTGGTGTTCATTTGGCGTTTATCTTTTCGTTTCCAATCTAGCTATCCCCATCTTCTTCTCCCTCAGCAATTCAGGGTGTTGTTCTTGTCTTCCTTTCATATCTTTGCAATCAATACAGGTAATTATGCATCCTTTTCACCctctttttgttgttgttttgctTCTGCCGTTGCTTCCTTTTCATGCATGCTGTTTGTTTAACTATGCATGATGGTTGATCCTTGGCCTTAAGTAGGTGCGTTAGGGGGAGGTTGCCATTCTAGGGTAGATTTTGTTTGGGTTTTACCTTTTAGCCGTGTTTAGTTTTAGTTGCAGAATAGGTTGAGTTTAGTTTCTGCGTTCACTCCGAGCACCCGACCTCTTAGACTAACCGGGTGGTACCCCCATGTAGGTATGGCTCGCATCGCCTCCCGAGCTTTCCCTTCTCCTGCGGCGTACGGCCCCTACACCTAGGTGGTTTCCGATCTGAAGGACTCCCCCAATCAAATGGGCGAGGAGGAGCTCACCGAGTTCCGTTAAAATGGGTACTTATGCGGTGGAACCGACGAGGAGTCTAACTATGACGTCTTCGTCCCGGCTCCCCACGAGCGATTGTACGAGATCAACTTCAGTGCTCCCCGAGTTGCCGACTGGATTTGGTTTTACAAATCCATGTTTACGCAAGTAGGGGTTCGTATTCCTTTCTCCGCCTTCTAAATGGCGCTCTTTGGCCGGATTTTCGTGGCGCCGTCGCAACTGCATCCGAACAGTTGGGCTTCAATCTgctgtttcgagatggtttgTAAATATCTCGAGCTGCCGGTGTCCGTGGatgtcttccttttctttttcagcCTTACAAACCCTTCGAAGGAAGGGAAAGCGAGGAAggggttcatgtccttccgATCTGCCCAAGATCGGaggatttttggtttgtttgaggACTCCTACCACGGGTTCAAAGATAAGTATTTCAAGGTGCGCCCCGTCAAAGGTCGTCATCCTTTCTGGCTGTCGTTAGAAGGGCAACGCCTCATCCCGACGTATTGGAGCTTCGGGGCGGGGTCTAATGCCTTTATTAAAGTAACCTATAAGGGTATGTCCGCTGTGGACAAGAAGATTGCCGACGTGTTATGGGCAGTCTTCGGGAGGAATCATGTGAATCCTCACCTCCTCATGGGTGATCGGGAAGTCGGTCGGAACTATATTTCTGAGCAGTTTTAACTTGAGCTTTCCTTTTTGTttcttgctctttttttttagtattcCATTGTGACTAACAATCTCCTTTTCCTGTTATAGTGGGGATGTCTACCGAGGTGACGGGTCTCCCTGACTTGTTCCAGACCTTTTTATGTGCGAGTGACGACGAAGCGGCCAACGAGAAGTCGACTGCCCCCCCAGAGGATAAGAGTAAGGCTTCTTCTGAGCTGGGAGTTGTGGCTGATGAGGTTGGCACTTCGGTTCAGGGTGCTTTAGCTCACGGGGACAAAGAGATGCGTGTTTCCCCTTTTCCCGAAGTGGTCGGTACTGGGGTCGACGTCTAATCCAGTGACCGACGACGACGTGGAAGAGGTGCCCAATCTCAAAAGGAGGAAAACGTCCAGCAGTCCTGAGGGGGTCCTCACCGTGATGGAGAAAAATTTTGACGCTGGGAATTTCATAGACACTCAGTTGATTCCTGGCACTGAAGAGCATTTCCACGAGTCATCTCTGGCCGGGCAAGCGAGGTGGATGTATCGTACCCTCCTGCGCAGCGCAGTGATAGCTCGGAAGGCCGAGTTTGAACTGTCCGGGATGGAATCCCTCCGTAGGAGGTTGGAATCTGCTGGGAAAGCCAATAATGATCTTAAACGCGAAGTTGAAACTCTTCAGGAGCAACTTGCCCAATCTAATGAGAAGCTCCAGGCTGCCGAGAACAGGGCCTCCGCTGCCGAGAAAAAACTGGAGGAGTCTGATGCCACCGTTTCGCGACTTGTCGAGCGGGAAATGACTTTAGAGGGTCAAGTCGGCGTGGCTCAGGGGCGGGTGACCGCGCTAGAGAAAGAGCGCGACGAGGCCGTTTCGGCGAAGGAGGCTGTCGAGACTGAGCTCGCGGGGTGGAAAACAAAGTACAAGAAAGTCGTTAAGTAGGGAAAAGGTGCAATATTGGCGACTGAGGAGGCCCTTAAGGCTCAGGTCCAAATCGTTGTCCCTGACTTCGACACGTCGGTAATCGGTGTCTTCAAGATGATCAAAGACGGCAAGATTTTCGACATGCCCAGGAAATGACTTCTTATGTCTTGTATAACTTCATGAAATCTTTGTGAGTGGTTTTGTTTAGTCTCTTGTGAACAATGGTTTTTTGGGTCGTTTGCCCGGTTTATTGTAGTTAATACTTTCCCGTTTGTCTGGTTGTGTTCTTGTTATATTCACCGTTATTGGTTTGCTGTTTGCACTCGTTCTACCGTATTGATGGTATTCTGGCTAAGCCAGGTCGTGGCTTTTTAGTGTAGCCGTTTGCCATCGTGGTAGCTGAAGGTCTCCCGAGGTGATCAGTCCCGAGGCCGCATATTATTGTGTTGTACTGGTGCGCGTTGCGTGGGATTCATTTGCGCAATGGGTTGTCCAAGAAAagtaaacaaaagaaacaaaatttttggcAAGTATATTTTAGTCGGTAATTGCACAAAAGGTCTATAAGCCATATTAAAAAGTACAATCTCATGAATTGACTACTTAGCTCGTTTGGTCGCTAAATCGCCACGCGCGTGCTAGGAGTAAAACATTCTCAAGTTGCTCGCGTTCCACGTTCTTGGGATTTCTTTGCCATCGAGCCTTTCCAACTTGAAGGCGCCTTTACCAATCACCTATTTAACTTTGTAGGGACCTTCCCAGTTCGCCGCCAGTTTGCCCTCTCCCGGGGTCGGTAGACCGATATCGTTGcgccttaggacgaggtcgttTGGTTGAAACTCTCTTTTGAGTACTTTGGTGTTGTAGCGCATGGCCATTCTTTGCTTTAGCGCTGTTTCCGTCAAGTGGGTTATCTCTTTGGCTTCATCTATTAGGTCCTTCTCCACAGCTTCCCCCACTCCCTTCAGAAGTAATCGTGGGCTTGCTTCCCCGATTTCCACAGGTATTACCGCGTCTAGCCCGTATGTTAGTCGGAAGGAGGTCTCCCCAGTGGATGACTGCTCGGTTGTACGGTAGGACCAGAGGACCGAGGCGAGCTCGTCGGCCCAAGCACCTTTTTTATTATCCAACCGCTTCTTAAGTCCTAACAGGATGATCTTGTTTGCGGACTCGACCTGTCCGTTTGTTTGGGGGTGTTCTTCTGAGGAGAACTTCTGTCTTATGCCAAGGCCGGTGAGGAACTCCGTGAACTTCTTGTCGGTAAATTGTATCCCGTTGTCCGAGATGACGACCTCCGGGATACCGAACCGTGTTATCACTTGCCTCCACATGAACTTCCTGCAATTGGATGAGGATATGCTGGCTAGCGGCTCggcctctatccatttggtgtagtagtcaatggcgactatgaggtatttgacttgtcctggacCAACCGGGAAGGGCCCCAAAAGATCGACTCCCCATTGTGAGAATGGTCGGGAGGACGTTAACAAGCTTAGCTCAGAAGTTGGTGCTCTGTGAAAATTGGCGTTCTCTTGACACTTGACACACTTTCTAACGAATTCTTTAGAGTCTGCCATCATTGATGGCCGGTAGTATCCAGCTCGGATTAATTTTCTTGCTAGGGCTTTGCCCCCTATGTGATGGCCGCAACACCCTTCATGGACTTCCCTGAGAACGTAGTCCGTTTGGTCGGGGTGTAGGCATTTCAATAGGGGTTGGTTGAGTCATTTTCTGAACAACTGACCCTGGATGATCGCGTACTTGGCTGCTTCCCTTCTCAGTTTCTTAGCATCTTTTTCGTTGTCGGAGAGTTTGCCGTTTTCTAAGAAGCTGGTGATGGGATCTAATCATGAGGGGCTTAGCCTTGACAGGTGCAGAGTGACTGCCGGCTCCCTCATCATACCATGGATGAGAGATCGGTTGCCTTCTCCCAGTTTTGTGCTGGCCAATTTTGATAGGAGATCTGCCCGTGTGTTTCTTTCTCTTGGAACGTGGTGGATCGTGACCTCCTCGAATTTCTGGCTCAAATCCTTGACTTTCTCCAAGTACTTTTGTAGTAGCGAGTctctggcttggtagctcccgttCACTTGGGAGGTGAAGAGTTGTGAATCGCTGTATATTTCCAACCTCGTCGCTCCAACTTCCTTTGCTAGGGCTAAGCCCCCTATGAGggcttcgtattctgcttggttgttcGAGACGGGGAACTCGAACTTGATCGACTGCTCGTATACGACCCCAGCTGGGCTCTCTAGGATGATCACGGCGCCCCCGGATGTCTGATTAGAGGCCCTGTCCACGTGGAGCCTCCACCATGTGCCTGTCTCTTCGGTTGGATCTCCCGTCACTTCTACCAGGAAGTCTGCCATTGCTTGTGCCTTGATTGCTTGCCGGGGTTCGTACCGTATGTCATATTGGGAGAGTTCAATGGACCAAGTCATCATCCTTCCCGCCAAATCGGGTTTTTGGAGTACTTGTCGGATTCCTTGGTCTGTTCTTACGACAATCTGGTGACCTTGGAAGTATTGTTTTAACCTCCGAAAAGAGGCCAAGAGTGGCAGAGCTAGCTTTTCCAGTTTGCTGTACCTTAGTTCCGCCCCTTGTAGGGCTCTGCTCACGAAATAGACTGGTTGTTGAACCCTTCCTTCTTCTCGTATCAAAATCATGGCCAGGGCTTCTCCCGTTATGGCGAGGTACAGGTATAACGGCTCTCCGGCCTTTGGCTTCCCGAGCACAGGGGGTGTTGCTAGGATTTCCTTGAAGTGTCTGAAAGCTTCCTCGCACGCGGGCGTCCATTCAAATGTTATCCCTTTCCTCATGAGGTTAAAGAAGGGTAGGGCTTTTGTTGCCGAAGCTCCGAGGAAACGGGATAACGAGGTGAGTCGACCTGCCAATCTCTGGACGTCCTTGACACAGCCCGGACTCTTCATTTGgagtatcgcttggcatttCTCAGGGTTGGCTTCTACCCCCCTTTGGGTTATCATGAATCCTAGGAATTTTCCAGCTTCCATGGCGAAGGCACATTTGAGGGGATTGAGCCTCATACCGTGTTGTCGGAGAGACGCGAATACATTTCCCAGGTCATTGAGGAGGTCGTCAGGCCGCGTAGTCTTCGCGAGGATGTCGTCTACATAGACTTCCACTGTCTTGCCTATGAGATCACCAAATATTTTGTTCATCAGTCTTTGGTATGTTGCCCCTGTGTTTTTTAGGCCGAATGTCATCACCCTGTAGCAGTAGGTCCCCCCAGGCATTATAAATGCTGTCTTGTCCTCGTCGGGtcggtgcatcggtatctgatTGTAGCCGGAGTAGGCATCTATGAAGCTCAGATACCGGTAGCCCACCGCCGCGTTGACGAGTGCATCTATGTTGGGGAGGGGGAAACAATCTTTAGGGCATGCCTTGTTGAGGTCGGAGTAGTCTACGCACGTTATCCATTTGCCGCTGTGCTTTTTTACTAGAACTACATTCGAAAGCCAGGACGAGTAGTCTAGTTCCCGTATGAAGCCCGCTTCTAAGTGGCCGGCCGTCTGCCTGGCCACCTCCTCTGCCCTCTCCCGGGACATCTTTCTCCTCCTCTGGGCTACCGGGCGGGCTTCCGATTTGACGGCTAGGTGGTGCGACATGACTTTGGGGTCTATTCCCGGTATGTCGGCCGGTGTCCAGGCGAACAAATCCCATTGGCCCTGATCATTTCTGCCAGAGGCTCCTTCAATTCATGTGGAAGGTTTCTATTGACAAACGTGAACTTTTCCTCCGTGTCACCGACCCTGAACTTCTCCAGGTCCCCCTCTGGTTCCGATCTGGGCTTGTCGTCAACTCTGGCGTCCAGGTCGGCCAGGAACACCCCCGACGCCTCTTTAGATTTCTTCCTTAGGGAGAGGCTGGCATTGTCGCAAGCGACCGCCGTTTCTAGATCTCTCCTTATGGACCCTATAGATCCGTCGTCGGTAACAAACTTCATGACTAGTAGCTTTGTGTTGATTATCGCCTCAACATCGTTAATCGTCTTTCTTCCCAAGATGATGTTGTAGGCTGTGGAGTCTCGGAGAACCACGAACTCAGCCATTGCCGATCTTCGGCCTTGAGCCTGTCCCACGAAAATCGGCAGAGATATCACTCTGTCTGGCTTGATGAAGTGGTCACCTAACCCGATGACCCCGTGCTGGTGAGTCGATAGGTCGGCGTCCTTTAACCCAGTGCGTCGAACACGTTGCGGAACATAATGTTCGAGTCTGCCCTCGTGTCGACAAGGATTCGTTTGACGAGGCCGGTTCCCACTATGACCGTGATGACCATGGGTGGGTTTTCAGGGGTCTCGTCGAACCACTGGTCTTCCGGGCCGAAAGAGATGGATGGGGGCTTCTTAGAGCTTCGCACCAGCGAGGAGGAGACCGCCAGGACCTTGGTGTCTTTCTTGTGCGCCGATCTCGACCTTGGTGCTGTGTTTTTGGCGGTTACTACGTTTATCACGGTGAGGCCGTGGTCTTTGTCTTCTGGCTCTTGTCACCGTTTCGCCGACCGGGTCTTGCCCTCCTCATCTTGGTCGCGATGTCGTCTCCTCGGCTCCCTTATAAGATGGGAGAATTCTGTTAGTTTACCGTCCCTTATCGCTTGTTCTAGTGCATCCTTCAGGTCAAAGCAGCCCTGTGTTTGGTGCCCATAGCCCTTGTGGTAGTCACAGTAGAGGCTCTTGTTTCCCCCAGTACGATCCTTGAGTGGTCTGGGCTTCGACAAGATTCCTTTCTCGGCTATTTGCTGATAAACTTCCATGATGGGAAGAGTGAGTGGAGTGTAGTTGGTGAATTTTTCGATCCGGGGAAACGGTCTGGGTGCCTTGCTCGGCCCTCCATCTCTGGCTTGCTCCTTCTGTCTTTCTCCGTTACCTTGTTGCCTAGGTGGATTGTAGGAGGAGTGCCGTTTATTGGCAGCCACGACTTGGCTGACTTCCTCGTCATTTATGTATTCCTTAGCTACAGTTTGGATCTCGTGCATCGTCCAAACCGGTTTCGTGGTGAGGTGTTTTCGGAAGTCCCCGTTGAGGAGGCCGTTCGTTAGACAGAGGCTGGCCACCGAGTCGGTTAAGCCGTCAATTTCTAAGCATTCGTCGTTGAACCGatccaggtattttctggtcgGCTCCCCGGGCCTTTGGGTTATCCCAAGTAGGTTGATCGGGTGCTTAGCCTTTACTATTCGTGTTGTG
The Arachis duranensis cultivar V14167 chromosome 5, aradu.V14167.gnm2.J7QH, whole genome shotgun sequence genome window above contains:
- the LOC110281278 gene encoding DNA mismatch repair protein MSH7, translated to MMLFKTWLLGGWKGGAVGDIRARGANSVIQRKLVQVITPSTTVEGNIGPDANYLLAIKEGSTILDDGSVVYGFAFVDCARLRFWVGSIDGDASCSALGALLMQACFGTS